One Prunus dulcis chromosome 7, ALMONDv2, whole genome shotgun sequence DNA segment encodes these proteins:
- the LOC117634604 gene encoding peroxiredoxin Q, chloroplastic-like, with the protein MASLSLPKHHFPSVLPTQTPRNNPSSKSLPIVSSSSHSQFYGLKLSNSSSLPIPFSSSSGKMFICAAKVDKGKVPPAFTLKDQDGKTVSLSKFKGKPVVLYFYPADETPGCTKQACAFRDSYEKFKKAGAQVVGISGDDPSSHKAFAKKYKLPYTLLSDEGNKVRKEWGVPSDLFGTLPGRQTYVLDKNGVVQLIYNNQFQPEKHIDETLKFLQSL; encoded by the exons ATGGCTTCCCTTTCTCTTCCTAAGCACCACTTCCCTTCTGTGCTCCCCACTCAAACTCCTAGAAACAACCCATCTTCGAAAAGCCTCCCAATTGTCTCAAGTTCATCACATTCTCAATTTTATGGCCTCAAGCTCTCCAATTCCTCCTCTTTGCCaatccctttttcttcttcttctggaaAGATGTTTATTTGTGCTGCTAAA GTCGACAAGGGTAAGGTTCCACCAGCCTTCACATTGAAAGATCAGGATGGAAAAACTGTGAGTCTCTCCAAGTTCAAAGGAAAGCCTGTGGTTCTCTATTTCTACCCTGCTGATGAGACCCCAGGGTGCACCAAACAG GCTTGTGCTTTCAGAGATTCTTATGAGAAGTTTAAAAAGGCTGGAGCCCAGGTCGTCGGAATTAGTGGTGACGACCCATCATCACACAAG GCTTTTGCAAAGAAATACAAACTTCCATACACATTACTTAGCGACGAGGGTAATAAGGTGAGGAAAGAATGGGGAGTGCCATCCGATCTGTTTGGGACATTGCCTGGAAGACAGACTTATGTTCTGGACAAGAATGGGGTTGTTCAACTCATCTACAACAACCAGTTCCAACCTGAGAAGCATATTGATGAAACTCTCAAATTCCTTCAAAGCCTTTAA